The DNA region CTGGGCCGGCCTTTGACATCTCTAATGACATCATGAACACTTCAAAACAGGAGACTTGGCCTCTTGGATCACCAAGATCACGGCTCCATGTTTAACGCTCTCCCTCTCTAATATCACTTTGTCAGTGGTTTAGAGGTTTGACGTTATggaataaatttattattataatatttattaaaaataaatattttcaaaggtCGGTTTTGGGCATACCTGCAGGCTCGAATCTGGGTAAGGAGCACCCTTAAGCCAGGAATCTCTGTACAGTAGGCAGATCTAGACCCACATAAATTCGGGAATAATAACCACAATTACCAGAACAGCGAAATCTTAAAGCTTATTAAGAAGGCAGCTTTACTTGCAGCATTGTTCTCACATTACTCACGGCTACCTTTTAAGTTTTACAAATGGAAGCTAACACAACAAAACAAGCTAATTTGAGcttataaaaacatatttggTTCCTTCAATGGGcttcataaatgaaaattttgccTATACTCGCTATTGACCACAATAGAAATCAATGAGATTGTTAAATACCACTTCATCAAATTCATGAATATCAAGCCCTTGGGGTCAGACCTCatgaatttttttacaaaaccATAGCCAATTTCTATGCAGCCTGGGTAGCTCCCTTAGTCCGAGTGCGTGACCTGGTCATCCCTTCTTTCCATCCTTTCTGGCGAGCCCTCTGCTCCCACATTGCTGTCAGTTTCTTCTGTGCCTCTAATGCTGCTTCAGCTTTCTCTCTTGCTTCTTCACATGTTTCCATACCTGAGTTACACTTGTCAGCTTCCTTCTGATACTGCGATGTTAATTTCTTAGCCTCAAGCAGAGCCATGTCAGCACGTCGCTGATTCTCCACAGCTTCAGCTTCCCGGAGCTTCAGTTCCTCAGTAAGCAGCTCTGAGAAATTCTTTTCAGTGTCTTCACTCACTTCTGGGTCATGCTTTGCACAATCTGCTCAATAGACACAAATTCAACAAATGTGCACATAAGCTATCAAATAGATCAGAGACTTGACAATTTCTTAAAGGGCATCATTCACTTTAAAGTTTTGAACCCCAACCAATATATctggaaaaataaaaggaaaagaaaaagagacttTTAACTGGAAGAAATTCCTAATATCAAGAGTTCATGAAGAGaacaaaaatgaagaattttaCATCCTCATTCAACAGAACTGATGTTAATGATTATGTAGAGTTATTTCAAAGGGTTCTTTGATTGGTCATTACCAGTATGTGAATCTGGGTTCAAAGTAACACAAAGATCAACAACACACACTAGAATCAGGATGAGAATACGCAAaacatatattatcaataagCTGGTTTGCCATGTCATTTTGCCTTATAATCTTAAATCTCAGTCAGACTGTCCCAAAATTTATTAGCACCCAAACATCAACATTTGGGTCTCATCAAAAGGTTACTTCGATTCATTAGCAGGGAAAGCAGGCTTTGGCTTCACAAAATCAGCTTTGCATAAGTGTATTAAAGCTATCCATGAGCAATAAGATTTAGTTAATGAGTCCCGCATTATAGCAGGGTAATAGAGATTTAAACGATGAGATTTTGAGTATATTATTGCTAAAACAAATACTGTTCTCTtcatgatatataaatatttaaaacaagtcAATATGCATTTGAAAGTAAATCTTAAGAATAGTAGAAGAAAACAGCCAGACCACACAAgttgcattttttattttttcatactcATAAAACAATTCTTCATAGAATTTCATTGGACTTGAAACTACATTTTACTTCCGACCAAGCAACAAGATGCATTTAAGTAAATTAGTTTGGAACTGATGAGTGTTAGATTTTGTATGAATACCATTTGTGTTCCAAGCCTCATGCATATGTGTTTAACAAAATTAGAGACAAAGAAACCAAAATCAATAACATCCTACTCTATTCTTGACACCAGATAAAGGAACAAACCTATGAAGGATGCATTGCTTAAACCTGCACAAAAAGGGACAAAGAAACTTCAATAAGTACGAGTTCGATGTccattcaaataaaatgaattaatagaTTATGTAAATGCAGAACCAGTTTCCTTGGTTACACATATCACACACAAAAGGCCATTGCAATGCAATCACATCCAATGCAAATTCAGAAACTAAGACATGCTAGCTCAAGTCTGCTACTCTGCTCACTCTTGTATGCACACAGCACAAAACCATCAATACGCACATGAAATAGGGAAAGCTTGAACACATATTGAGAACTAAATTCACACACTTAATCATGACCAATAAGTTAACAGAGGATCATGATAAACTCTAGTCCATCAAAAGTTGATAATGGTTTAATAAGAACTAACGAACATTAAAGAACCACAATGAGCTCTGGTCCATCCAGAATCTATAAtgctttaattaaaatttgcaaACACGGTAAACAATAATAagctttaataaaaattcagcaTTTTCTgcaagttaaattaaattaaggatTATAGTGGAAAAGGTAACTAACACCGGCATCACaccaaaaaaaacaaagaacaaaCTTAGAGTGCAGATCTAAAGGAAGAAGAGGAATCATGGATCTGGGGAGATCGGAgggttaaaaagaaaataccGTCAGGGATGGAGAGAAGAGGCTGAAAGGAGCAATCACAAGGGCATGGGTCGCAAGTGGTGGAGGAATGGCTCACAGTGGCTAAACCCTCCATGAAGTGCCAGTATAAAGGTGGACCCACAATGTAACCGAACAAGCAAACTCCCATGAAAACCAAACCCACTTTCAGAATTGCTCCATGGTTCATCGTCATGTCTATGGAGAATAATCAGACCTTTCGTCCCCCtgctttcctttttcttcctaTCTTGGTATGATAAAATAACTAGCGGTAAAGAATCGGGCTGTCAACCACCGGCACAGCACAGTGCAATGTTAACTGATCAACCATGCGAAATTTCCATCTAAGCCATAAAGTGACTGGGCTCCGGTTTTTGGACGAAACTCATGTGCTACCCTCATgtttttaaaagtaacatttaaaTCCTAAGTTCAGCCTCATTTGCAAAGCACTCTCTAACTTACTATTAGTGTTGGACCCAAATCAAGCTTGGTCAGACTTGAAAATAGattcgattcaatttgaattaatttaattcaaatttaaatctagTTTGAGTTAGAATGTTCATTTGGTTTGACTCGAGAATTAGATAGatgattcgatttgatttgaacttgattaataactcaattttaattatgtttaataattattaaacgacgtcattttgttaattagttactaatttaaattatgaatttgagtcataTATTAAAGTCAAACTCGAACCGAATTCAAGTAATcttttatattagtttaattaatttgaattaaactcaaaacgaattattttttcgaatcaaattcaaactaaagaaTATTCTAACTCAATTCGGTTC from Mangifera indica cultivar Alphonso chromosome 8, CATAS_Mindica_2.1, whole genome shotgun sequence includes:
- the LOC123223860 gene encoding uncharacterized protein LOC123223860 is translated as MTMNHGAILKVGLVFMGVCLFGYIVGPPLYWHFMEGLATVSHSSTTCDPCPCDCSFQPLLSIPDGLSNASFIDCAKHDPEVSEDTEKNFSELLTEELKLREAEAVENQRRADMALLEAKKLTSQYQKEADKCNSGMETCEEAREKAEAALEAQKKLTAMWEQRARQKGWKEGMTRSRTRTKGATQAA